One window from the genome of Dermacentor variabilis isolate Ectoservices unplaced genomic scaffold, ASM5094787v1 scaffold_13, whole genome shotgun sequence encodes:
- the LOC142566748 gene encoding uncharacterized protein LOC142566748 — protein MQVSQPYALFAKKSSNYFLMQLPSQHCCAAIAVECAHIIHALLISAGDVETNPGPNIPENLLTELRKLTAGQNQLITEIHGLKSQLTSTDKAITDLSKRMNDLESHYQTLLPIRNEVDAMRTTTEQAIFRISELEARIDDAENRSRRDNLIFYCIPDPSSSETTADSERLIVELCRDRLQLTIDPKEIERAHRIGRHSPNHSRPLIAKFTFHKTKVNILSSGRKLKGTDYSISEDFSRSVRNSRKHLVAFAKGKGVPFSLRFKTLFIGSRRYTFDAASSSVKELS, from the coding sequence ATGCAGGTTAGTCAACCATACGCTCTCTTTGCTAAAAAATCCAGCAATTATTTCCTGATGCAGTTGCCGAGCCAGCACTGCTGTGCCGCCATTGCTGTCGAATGTGCTCATATTATTCATGCCTTGCTGATTTCGGCCGGTGATGTGGAAACAAACCCGGGTCCTAACATTCCTGAAAACCTACTAACCGAATTGCGAAAACTAACCGCCGGTCAGAACCAGCTGATCACTGAAATTCATGGTCTTAAGTCGCAACTTACTTCTACCGATAAAGCAATTACTGATTTAAGCAAACGAATGAATGATCTTGAGAGTCACTACCAGACGCTCTTGCCCATTCGAAACGAAGTGGATGCAATGCGCACCACGACTGAACAGGCTATTTTTCGCATTTCCGAGCTCGAAGCACGTATCGACGATGCTGAAAATCGCTCACGGCGGGACAACCTAATTTTTTACTGCATTCCTGACCCTTCCAGCTCGGAAACCACTGCCGACTCCGAAAGATTGATTGTGGAACTTTGCCGCGATAGGTTGCAACTAACCATCGACCCAAAAGAAATAGAACGTGCACATCGCATCGGTCGTCACTCCCCCAATCACTCTCGCCCCCTCATAGCAAAATTTACTTTCCATAAAACCAAAGTTAACATCCTTTCGAGTGGCCGAAAGCTTAAGGGCACTGACTACAGTATTAGCGAGGACTTTTCGCGATCAGTACGAAATTCCCGAAAACATCTCGTTGCTTTCGCAAAAGGTAAAGGCGTTCCGTTTTCACTCCGCTTTAAGACTTTGTTCATCGGTTCAAGAAGATACACCTTTGATGCCGCCTCGAGTAGTGTCAAGGAATTGTCATAG